The genomic interval CGCTCTCCAGCAGCTTGTCAGCGATTCGCTTTCGCTCTGTAATTTGGCGAAAATGAACGGAGAGCCCAAATTCGGACGGGTATAAATTCGACTCAAACCAATTATTAAGCCGTGGAATAAATTGCTCGTACATGCGGTACTGATTGGTTTCCATAGACAATCTATATTCTAGATGGCTTATGGACTCTGCGAGCCAAGGGAATAGCTCCCATATGCTATAACCAATCAATTGTTCCTTGTTTCGCTTAAATAGTTCCTGAGTCGCATTGTTCGTATAGATAAACTTAAATTCATGATCCAGTGAGAAAAATGCATCTGAGATACTCTCCAAAATAGTGGAGATACGCATCGTAAGCTGCCTGACTTCCGACACCGCTTGCGTCTTCTCTGTAATGTCCATCATTTGCGATATAAAATGACGGGGGGCGCCATGCCTGTCATATACAAGGGATACGGAAAGAAGCACGGTTACAATGTCGCCGGTCTTTTTGAAGTATCTTTTCTCCATTTGAAAGGTGTCGATTTCGCCCTCGAGCAGCTGGTTCACGTAGCGGTAATCCTGTTCCAAGTCATCCGGATGGGTAATTTGGGCAAACGTAAGATTGACAAGCTCTTTCTCCTCATAACCCAGCATCGTTTGAGCGTAAGGGTTGACTACGATAAAACGACCATCTAAATCTACTAATGCCATGCCTATTGAGGCATAATGAAAAGCGCTGCCGAATAAATCAGCTTCGCGCTTTGATTTCGAAAACAAGGTCAAGCTGCGCACCTCTCTGCGGTTCAGACTGGATAAGTTTGTTAGTACATAGTAAAGAATAGAACACAACCATCCGTTTGTCCACATGACTTCTGTAGGAAAGATCGTCTGCAAAAAAGTAAGCATGTGGTATTTTCGGCGCTATATTATTGTTGTTTTGAACAAAGCTTCGTATAATGAAACGTATCATGCGTATCTCGCCCATTCGTTTGGATAGGATAGGGATGAGGCGTACCGGCAGAGCAATGTTTGGAGCAATCAAAATGATAGAGGAGGAGCAGCAAAATGAGCAACGATATGAATTTATCGCCGGCGGACATAGCGGCGATGATCGATCATACAATACTTAAAGCTGATGCAACAAAGGATGAGGTACTTCAAATTTGCCGCGAGGCTAAGCAGTATCAATTTGCAACGGTTTGCGTAAATGCAGGCTGGGTAGCAACAGCTGCTGAAGAACTAAAGGGATCGGGAGTAGGCATAACGACAGTCGTTGGTTTCCCATTAGGAGCGACGATGACGGCATCTAAGGCAGCAGAAGCGAGGTTTGCTATTGAAGCTGGAGCAACGGAAGTAGATATGGTTTTAAACATCGGCTTGATGAAATCAGGCGATCTTGAAGGCGTGAAGCGTGATGTTGAGGGTGTAGCTGCGGCGGTTAAAGGACAAGCCCTGCTTAAAGTTATTCTTGAAACGGGACTTCTAACGGATGAAGAAAAGGTTGTCGCATGTGAAATTTGCAAACAGGCTGGCGCAGATTTCGTGAAGACATCGACGGGCTTTGGCAAGGGAGGCGCTACGGTAGAGGATATCGCGCTGATGCGCCGTACGGTAGGTCCTGACCTCGGTGTGAAAGCATCCGGCGGCGTACGCGACCGGGAAACTGCCTTGCAAATGTTCGCAGCGGGCGCTACACGTATTGGAGCAAGCTCTGGCATCGCTATCGTTACAGGCGGTCAAGGCGAAGGCTATTAGTTCGTTGCTCATAAAAAAGCAAAGAGGGAGCCTTGCACCATGGACCGAACCCATGGCTTGCAAGGCTTCCCTCTCTTTTTTTGCTTAATGGCTGAATCGTTCGTCCAAAGAGGCGGGACTTAACGTTCGCAGCTAATCGTCATGTTGGCATGCAGCTCTTCGCCAGCGTTCAGCATGACAAGCTCCTCTTGACGGTTAAGCTCACCATTTTCAGCCATCCATGGCTCTACACATACGAAAGGACGATCCTTAACGGACCAAAGCACCATATATTTGAAAATGTCATCGTAAGTTAGGCGAACGCGAGCGCCTTGCAAAGCGACGAAGGAGATTTCGCTCTTCTTCGCATCGAGCAGGCATACGGATTCCACAAGTCCTTCCAAGTCGATAACACCATCAAATGGTTTCTCTACATTATCGTTATAATCGACATAGCGGGTAGCATCGCTTTCATATGCGATCTTCTTACCCGAATCAATGGCGAAATAAGGATGGAAGCCAGCATAAAAAGGCATCGCAGCAGCTTCGCTTAGATTGCGGTACAGCTGACGCGTATGTAATTGACCATCCTGCAGTACATAGGTAAACAACAATTCGAATGCAAAAGGGTAGGAGCGCAGCGTCTCTTCATTGCTTTGCAGGCGGATTGTAATCGAAGCCTCACCATCCGTTTTTGTACTGACAACATCCCATACAGCAGTACGGGCAACGCCGTGGTTAGCCATCGTGTACGATTGACCGTTCCACTCATAAGTTTGGTTAGCAAGCTGCCCGCTAATTGGGAACAGGATCGGATTGCCTCCGCGGATATTGGCTGTGGGGTTCTCAAACGTCGCTTTGTCCAAATAAAAGAGCTCTAGTCCATGCAGCTGGCAGCCGATAACGATACCGCCGCGCTCTGGACATACGATGATGCGGGATTGCGTGCTTTCTTCCGTTAATTCATACAAGGTATACGTATCCTTATAGCTGCGTACTTCGTAGTTGCTCACTTGTTTCCCTCCAATAATAGATACATGACATATTTCACCATCATATCATATTCGCAATACACGCTACCTCACTATTTATGTCCTAAATAACACCTACAGAGTCATTTCGCCCTCCCCGTCATCCGTACGACTATCCCTAACCGATCGATTGCCTGTTTTAAAATGGTCGAATCTAGTAAAACAATCATCTACGCCAATTGATAGTCATAGAATAATATATATTAACTTCAGAAGAATGACATAAAATTGAAGAGGCTCATCTGTCCTTCTGAAGCCAAAGCCTCCTTGAAGCCCATCCCTCCGGGTGAAAGGGGGGCTTTTTATTGTGAAAAAAGGACTGTGCCCACAGGTTATAAATAACCTATGAAGCACAGTCCCTTTAAAGAAAGCATTAGCTATTATTCAGCTTTTGGAGCGTCAGTAGCTGCTGGAGTCAGTGTGTTCGTGATTTTTGCTTTTGCACGAATTTCTGTCATCCAAGCTTCGGATAGCTCATTTGCTTCAGTAGCAACAAGCTGGTTCTTAATTTCTTCTTTTTTCTCTTCGAACGTTGGAACAACAGCAGCTTGCTCAGCTGTTTTCTTAATAATGTGGAAGCCGTTTTCGGTTTGAACAACACCGCTGATCTCATTAATTTTCAATGCAAAAGCAGCAGCTTCGAACTCAGGAACCATTTTTCCTTTTCCGAATAGGCCAAGATCTCCGCCATTATCTTTCGAACCTGGGTCGATCGATTTCGCTTTGGCAATTGCAGCGAAGTCGCCGCCTTGCTTAAGCTCAGCTAGAATAGCATCAGCTTCTTCTTTTGTTGCTACCAAAATGTGTGAAGCTTGAATTTGCTCAGGCGTGCCAAGCGCAGCTTTGTTCGTATCATAGAACTGTTGAATTTCTTCCGCAGTTACGTCTGTTTTTGGCTCCAAAACTTTACGAATCGTTAGATTGATTTTTGTATCGCTTTTCAAGTTTTCAAGCGTCATGTTGTACTGAGCAAGTGCAGCATTGAACTGCTCGTCCGTACCGAAGCTCTTCTTGATAAGCGCAATTTCAGCATCTACGTCAGCGTCTGTAACCTTGACGTTATTTGCTTCTGCTTCTTGGACGATCAGCTCTTGTGTAATGATGTTCTCAAGTGTAGCCGGACCGCCTGCTTTAACTAGCTCATCGTAAAGTCTGTCTTTCCCTATGTTGACACCGTTGACAGTTGCCACGGTTTCATTGCTTGATCCAAATGGCGGTTTAATTAATACGACGATCAGCAAAATAGCTAGTACTGCTGAGACGATCAACCATGCTTTGCCGCTTCCGCCTTTGGGAGCCTGATGAACGCTCTCCGAATTTAGGGCAGCAGCACGAACCTCGTCGTTTGATGCTTCAGGAAGCTCTTCGTTTAATTCTTGTTGAAGCTCCTCTTCGATAGCTGTATCTTGATCCGAAAGCTTGTCCTGCTCATCTGTCTGTTCGAGCTCGTAACGTTCTTCCTTCGCAGTCAATTCGTTTTCTGCGTCTTTGTTTGGCTGCGATTCCTTGTTATTCATTCCATAAACTCCCTTCAATTTACCTGTCTTCAACTACTATAACAAAACAAGATTGAAAAAACCTTAATCTAAAATAAAAATATATGTTGTCGGTTTGAATTATCCGTATTTCCGCGAAATTTCACTATTTATAGGTTGACTGCGTGATGATATGATAGTAAAAGACGAATATCCAACATTATCCTACAAGTTTCATGTTGGTTTTTGATGAAACTTTACATTTTGCGCCTCCCACAGGCGGTATGTTTACCAGCAAATACATATAAAGAACGACATCTAGGAGGAATAAGCTTGCGCAAAAATATGTGGGTATACACACGTTTAGTTTTATTAATGCTTTTGCCATTGGCAGGCTATTTCGCGCTGCGAGGTTCGGAGCTTGATAAGAGCATTAACGCACCTCAAGAGCATTTTTATATCGTCAGTCTCGTAGCCATGATCTCGCTGATCCTTGCTATTGCTGTAGGATTCGTCGCGATTACCCTTCGCAATATTAAGATTAGTTTTCTATCGTTATCTTATGTATCATTATCTGCATTGTTTGTTCTGCATGGCTTATCTACCCCTGGTTTTTTAACGCATCACTC from Paenibacillus sp. FSL K6-3182 carries:
- the deoC gene encoding deoxyribose-phosphate aldolase, with translation MSNDMNLSPADIAAMIDHTILKADATKDEVLQICREAKQYQFATVCVNAGWVATAAEELKGSGVGITTVVGFPLGATMTASKAAEARFAIEAGATEVDMVLNIGLMKSGDLEGVKRDVEGVAAAVKGQALLKVILETGLLTDEEKVVACEICKQAGADFVKTSTGFGKGGATVEDIALMRRTVGPDLGVKASGGVRDRETALQMFAAGATRIGASSGIAIVTGGQGEGY
- a CDS encoding aldose epimerase produces the protein MSNYEVRSYKDTYTLYELTEESTQSRIIVCPERGGIVIGCQLHGLELFYLDKATFENPTANIRGGNPILFPISGQLANQTYEWNGQSYTMANHGVARTAVWDVVSTKTDGEASITIRLQSNEETLRSYPFAFELLFTYVLQDGQLHTRQLYRNLSEAAAMPFYAGFHPYFAIDSGKKIAYESDATRYVDYNDNVEKPFDGVIDLEGLVESVCLLDAKKSEISFVALQGARVRLTYDDIFKYMVLWSVKDRPFVCVEPWMAENGELNRQEELVMLNAGEELHANMTISCER
- a CDS encoding peptidylprolyl isomerase; the protein is MNNKESQPNKDAENELTAKEERYELEQTDEQDKLSDQDTAIEEELQQELNEELPEASNDEVRAAALNSESVHQAPKGGSGKAWLIVSAVLAILLIVVLIKPPFGSSNETVATVNGVNIGKDRLYDELVKAGGPATLENIITQELIVQEAEANNVKVTDADVDAEIALIKKSFGTDEQFNAALAQYNMTLENLKSDTKINLTIRKVLEPKTDVTAEEIQQFYDTNKAALGTPEQIQASHILVATKEEADAILAELKQGGDFAAIAKAKSIDPGSKDNGGDLGLFGKGKMVPEFEAAAFALKINEISGVVQTENGFHIIKKTAEQAAVVPTFEEKKEEIKNQLVATEANELSEAWMTEIRAKAKITNTLTPAATDAPKAE